The genomic segment CTTCGATGATCTGCGAGCGGGCTCGACGGCCGTCCACACGACCGACCGGTATCCGGTGTACACGCACCTTTCCAAGCACACGCGCCAGCTGTGCTGGGCGCACCTGCGTCGCGATTTCCAGGCGATGATCGACCGCGGCGGTTCCGGGACGGCGATCGGTGCGGCTCTGTTGGCGAGTTCGGACGCCTTGTTCGAGCATTGGTATCGGGTCCGGGACGGAACCCTCGCGCGGTCCACATTCCGATCGAACTACGTCCCCGAATTGCGTCACCAGATCGGCGAGCACCTGCGGACCGGGGCTGCGTGCGGCTGCGCCAAGACCGCCGCCACCTGCGGCGACCTGTTGGCCGTCGAGGCGTCGTTGTGGACGTTCGCGCGGGTCGTCGGTGTGGAACCGACCAACAACGCGGCCGAGCGCGAGGTGCGCCACGCGGTGTGCTGGCGCAAAACCAGCTTCGGGACCGACAGCGAACGCGGGAGCCGATTCGTGGAACGCATCTTGACGGTCCTCGCCTCGTGCCGCCGGCAGAACCGCAACGTATTGGCATTCCTCACCGACGCCATCCGCGCACACCGCAATGGCGAGCCGGCACCGACACTGCTCCCGGCCTAATCCGAATTCCCTCACGGCGTCGGCATATCAATTCGCTGATATGCCGACGTCTCACCTGTGAACGGCTACTTTCGCCGAGGTGGCAGCTCCTGTTCTTACACAACGCGAACACGTTTCGTCCCTCCGGTGCCAGTCTCAAAACGTGCTCACCAATCCGATTGTTTATCAAAAGAGATCGATCGCAATAGATTTTAACGGCTTGTTCCTCACCACCCCTGACCCGATTCGTCCGGGCGGGGTCACAACTGTTTCCCCGCGAGCAGGCCGGTGCTCCACGCGGATTGGAAGTTGTACCCGCCGATCCAGCCGTCCAGGTCGAGCACCTCGCCCGCGAAGTACAGCCCCGGCCGCCGCTTGCTCTGCATCGTGCGCGAGTCCACCTCGTCCAGGTCGACGCCGCCCGCGGTGACCTCGGCCTTCTCGAACCCGAGCGTGCCGCGGAGCGGGAGCCGGAGGCGCTTCACGGCCGCGACCAGCTTCAGGCGGTCGGGCTTCGCGAGGGCCGCGGCCCGGCGGTCCGCCGCCAGCCCGCACAGCGCGAGGAACTGATCGGCGAGCCGCCGCGGGAGCTTCTCCGCCAGCACGCCGGCGAGCTGCTTCTTGCCGGACGCGAGCGACTCCGTGCGCAGGAACGCGTCGAACGTTTGCTCGGGGTCGGTCGGCAGGAAATCGGCTTCGAGCGTGAGCGCCGAGGGCCTCTCGTGGCCGCTCACCGCGCGGCTCACGTCCAGGGGCGCCGGGCCGGTTAAACCGAAGTGCGCGAACAGGACCGAGCCGCGCCGGTGGGCGAGCGCCTTGCCTTCCGCGGGCAGCACTTTCAGGTTCACGTCGGGGATGGTGATGCCGCGGAGCTCGCCGATCCAGGCCGGCTGGACGGTGAGCGGCACCAGCGCGGGGCGCAGGGGCACGATCGTGTGCCCGAACTTCTGCGCGACGGCGTAGCCGTCCCCGGTCGTGCCGCACCCCGGGTACGATTTCCCGCCGGTCGTGACGAGCACGCGCTCCGCCGTGAGCGTGCGCGCCGGCGTGGACACGCGGAACCCGCCCTCGGGGTGCGGTTCGATGTCCTTGACGGGCTCGTTGAGCGCGAGGGCCGCGCCGCTCCGGGCGAGCCGCTTCAGGAGCGCGTCGAGGACGTCCAGGGCGCGGTCGCTGACCGGGAACACCTTGCCCGTGTCTTCGACCTTCGTTGCGACGCCCTCGCCGTTGAAGAACGCGACCGTCTCCCGCGGGCCGAGCCCGGCGAGTGCCGAGTGCAGGAACTTGCCGTTCGGGCCGAACGCCTGGACGATGCCGCGGGTGTCGCAGTCGTGCGTGATGTTGCACCGCGTGCCGCCGGACATGAGGATCTTCACGCCGGGCTTCTTGCCCTTCTCCAGGATCAGGACGCGGCGCCCGCGCTCGGCGGCGTGGATGGCCGCCATCAGGCCCGCCGCCCCCGCCCCGGCGATGATCGCGTCGTAGTCGAATGAAGGCATGGGGGGATTGTAGAAGTCGGGGATACCCTCTGGAACTTGCGGCCCGCGTCGCGCATCCTGAAGTCATGCTCTGGTCGATCACGTTCGCGAACCCCGAGTTCCTCTGGCTCGCGCCGCTGCCGGTCGCACTCGCGCTTTGGTGGGCGCGGCGCCGCCGGCCCGCGATCCGGTTCAGCGACGTGACGCGGTTCGCGGGGCGCGCCGGCCCGCGGGCCGTGCTCGCGGCGCGGGGCGGCGCGGTACTCCGCGGCCTGGCGTGCCTCGCACTCGTGCTCGCGTGCGCCGGCCCGCGCCGCCCGGACGAGCGGACGCGCCTCCCGGCCGATGGCATCGCGATCATGATGGCGATCGACATCAGCGGGAGCATGGACACGCCGGACGTGGCCTGGGCCGTCGGCGGCCCCCCGGTGGCGCGGCTCGAAGCGGCGCGCCGGGCGTTCAAACTGTTCGTGGGCGGCGGCGAGGCGCCGGACGGCAGCGCCTTCCAGCCGCGCCCGGGCGACGCGATCGGCCTCGTCGCGTTCGCCGCCGTGCCGCAAACGCAGTGCCCGCTCACGCTCAACCACTCGGTCCTCTTCAAAGTGGTGGACGCGCTCCAGGCGCGGGGCGGGGCGGACGCGGGGACGAACATCGGCGACGCGCTCGCCGAGGGCGTGGAGCGGCTGGACGCGGTCCGGGTGCGCAAAACAAAGGTGCTGATCCTGCTGAGCGACGGCGAGCACAACGTCGTCAAGGAGGACGCGCCGGACGCGAAGCGGCCGGGCATCGACCGCACCATGAAGCCGCGGGAGGCGGCGCAACTCGCGGCCAACCTCGGCGTCCGCGTGTACACGATCGACACCGGCGGCGATCCGCCCGTCGGGGCGGCCCCGGACGCGGTGCAGCAGCGGCTCGAAGGCCGCGAGGTATTGAAGAGGGTCGCCGAGATGACCGGCGGCCGGTCGTTCGCCGCGACCAGCGGGGCCGAACTGCTCGCCGCGTACCGCGAGATCGGCGCGCTGGAGAAGATCGTCACGCCCGCCCCGATCTATCGGCGGTATTTCGAGTACTACGCGTGGTGCGCGGGCGCCGCGCTCGTCCTGGTGCTGACGGCCCACGCCCTCGACCGCACCCTCTGGCGCGTCGTGACGTGAAGAGCAGAATGCTTCACCACAAAGAGGGTCCCCGCGCAGCGGGAGGAAAGTTCGCCCAAAGAGACACAAAGAGGCAGAAATAGAGAGTGAGGTCCGATTCCGATCTATAGCGTTCTTCTTTTCTCACAGACTTCGGGTTCCTGGTTTCTGTGTTCTTTGTGTCCCTTTGTGCGAGCTCTGTGCCTTTGTGGTGAGATGCCGAATGCTTCTCTTCGCCGCATCCTCCGGGCTTACCGGGCTGCTGACCGACGCGCGCGAGTTCGTCGTCGCGGTGCGGCTGGCCCGCCCCGACGCGCTCTGGCTGCTGTTCCTGATTCCGGTCCTCGGCCTGCTGAACCGCTGGGCCGCGCGGCGGCGGAAGCGCGCGGTCGCGGCCATCGGTCGGCCGGCGGCGGTGGCCGGGCAGCTCACGCACCCGCGGCCCACGCGGCGGTGGCTCGGACTGGCCTACCCGGTCGCGTGGCTGCTGCTCGTCCTGGGCATCGCCGGGCCGCAGTGGGGGAAGGGCGACGAGGCGGGCGTCGCGGTCGGCCGCGATCTGGTCATCGTCATCGATCTGAGCCGCAGCATGCAGGCGGACGACATGAGCGACCCCGAGGCGAAGACCCGCTGGGAGGCCGCGCGCAAAGGCGCGCTCGACCTGCTCCAAGCGGTCGCCCGGCGGGGCGGCCACCGCGTCGGCGTGGTGGTGTTCGCGGCGAAGCCGAAACTGATCTGCCCGCTCACGACCGATTATGAGCACGCCCTGGCGGTCCTGGAGGACGTGGACGGCAAGTTCCCGCCGCCGGAGATCCGCCAGGGCGCGGACCCGGGCGCCGCGTCCGGCACGCGCATCGGCGCCGGTCTGATCGCCGCGGTTCAGGCCCACGACAAGGAGTTCAGCGGGTCCCAGGACATCGTCCTCATCTCCGACGGCGACGACCCGGCCGACGACGGGGAATGGGTCCACGGCTCGGACGCCGCCCGCGCCGCCGACGTCCCCGTTCACACGGTCGGGGTCGGCAGCACGCGGCCGACCGAGATGGTCCTCGGCGAGGAGCTGTTCCGCACGCAGTTGCTGGAGGAACCGCTGAAGCAGATCGCGGCGGAGACCCGCGGGCAGTACCTCGCGGCGCGGCGGGACGTGCCGAACCTGGGCGAGTTCTTCCGCACGCGCATCGAACCGAACCCCAGCCGCGTGTACAGCGGCGACCAGATCCCGCAGCCGCGCGAGCGCTACCCGTGGTTCCTCGCCCCGGCCCTGGCGCTGTTCTGCGTGGGGTGGGTCCGGGGGCGGTGAAAAGAAGGACAGGAAACGTGGGCCGGGCGGCGGTATCATGGGAGTACGCACCGAGGTCCAGCCCGTGCCGGGGCCGCACGACGACGGTACCACGCCGCCCCCGCGCGGCGCGTGGCGGCCGGGCGATGTGGACTGGGCGAACTTGCTCGCCTGCGTGTGAGGTTCAACCGTGCGTCGCGCGTCACAATGGGTCCGATTCGCACTTTTCCTGTTCCCGGTCGCCGGGGGCTTCGTGGTGCTGTCCGGCGCCGCGCCGCCGCCGGGTGAGGCGCCGGACGACCTCGTCCGCCGGGCGAACGAACTGTTCCGCGCCGGCGACCCAGAAGCCGTAGAAGCCGCCGACAAGTTGTACGCCGCCGCGGAGGAGCGCACCGCCGATCCGGGGCTGGTCGCGTTCAACCGCGCCGCCGTCTTTTTCGAACGCGGTCAGTATCCCCAGGCCGAACGGCAGTACGACCGCGTTCTCGGCGACGCCGCCTGCCCCGCGGCCCGCGCCGCGCGGGCGTGGTACAACCGCGGCACCTGTCTGCTCCGCCGCGGCGGGTCGATGAGCGTGTACCGGTCCGCGGTCGCGTGCTTCGAGAACACGATCGAGAGCCCCGCGGCCGACGACCCGCTCAGGGCCGACGCGCGCCACAACCTCGAACTCGCCAAGCTGCTCTGGAACGAGGAGCGCAAGAAGGCCGCGAAGCCGGAGGACGAGTCACCGAACAAGAAAGTGCCGCCGGAGGAGGACCGGCAACCGCGGCCGGAACCGGACCGGCCCGGCGGGTTCGAGCCCAATCCCGGCGACGAGACCCCCAACGGGGGCACCGCGCCGAAGGCGGGCACGCAACAGCAACCGGTCCCGCAACCGAGCGGCGGAAATAAGCCCACGCCGATCGATCAGCAGACGGCCGGGGCCAACGCGAACCTGCCGGCGCCCAAGGACGAGGACGAGGTGCAAAAGCTCAGCCCCGAGGACGCGCGGGCGTACATGAAGGAAGCGGCCAAGCGGCGGAAGCGCGAACTGCACTCGATGCTCGAAACGCTCTACGGCCCCGAGCGTTCGGGCGTGCGGGACTGGTAACTCGAAGTGGGGCCGTGAAGAGTGGGCAGTGAGCCGAATACGGAATCGAGTCGCGGGAACCGCATGAACACGGGTCGGCGATCCAGTCTCCGCTTATTTGCCTTGTGCTTTATCTGCACACTGCCCACCTTTCACCGCCCGCTAATGGCGCAACCGGCCTTCTTCGAGCCGAAGGAACATTTCTACAAGGCCAAAGGCGCCGGCTTAACGGTCAAGTGGCACGTCCCGAACACGGTCGTGGAGGACGGCGACGAGTTGCCCGCGACGCTCGTCATCGGCAGCACGCGGTACCCGGTGCTGAACCCCACCGAGGTCATGAAGCCCGACCTGAAACTGCTTCCCGCGTTCGACCGGTTCACCGTGACCGACGTGCCCGACCCGCCGCGCGGACCCGGTGACAAAGAGGTGCGGTTCGGGTACAAGCTCCGCCCGCGGAACCGCTCCGTTGAGCAGATCCCCGCGCTGGAGTTCTACTACCTCAATACCGCGGCCGCGCCGGGCAAATCGCAGTACCGAAAAACGCAAGCCGACTCCGTACCGATCACGGTCACGGAGCCCCGGCGCCCGGAGGCGCCGCGGGTTCCGATGGTCGAAGCCGAGCACCTGTTCCGTCTGACCACCGGGCCGGGGGTGCTGCACGCGCCGTTCGTGCCGTGTCGGTGGGCGTGGCTCGCGGCCGGATTATTCGGCCCGCTCGCGGCGGCTGCGTGGTTCCTGGCGTGGCGGCGCGTGTTTCCGGATGCTGTGCGGGCGGCCCGGCTGCGCCGGTCGCGGGTGGCCCGGCGTGCGACAGAAGCGATTCGCAAGGCCGGGCGCACCCCGGACCCGGCCGCAACGGTTGCTGCCGCCGTACTGGCCTACCTCCGGGCACGGTTCCCGGTTCCCGAGAGCGCCGCCACGCCATCGGAGATCGCGGCCGTCCTGAAAGAAATGGACGTGCCGGGCGCGACTGCCGAAGCAACGGCCGACGTGTTCCGTGCGTGTGACCGCGCCCGGTTCGCGCCGCCCGGCGACAGCGGGGCGGCGCTCGCTGTCGATGCCGAAGCCGCCATCGCGCGACTGGAGGCACTCGCGTGATCCGTATGCCCCTCGGGTTCATAGCCGCGGTTGTGCTCCTCTTTCCCCCCTCCGCGTGCGCGTCTTCCCCCGCGGACACCCTCGCCGCCGCCGAGGCCGCGTTCGCCGAAGGCACCGAACTGCGAAGCGATGAAGCAAAGGCCCGACCGGCGTTCGCCCGCGCGGCGGAGGGCTACGACGTGCTGTGGAACCAGGGGCACCGCACGCCGGACCTCGCGCTCAACCGCGCCCGCGCCCACCGCCTCGCCGGGAATTTGCCGCGGTGCATTGCGGCACTGCACGACGGGCTGGCACCTGCTCGGTTCGCCCGCCCGCTCCAGGCGGAACTGGCGGACGCGCGGGCGGCCGTGGCGTTCCCACTCGACGGCGAACTCGCCGCCCAGTGCCGGCCCAAGGCGCCCGGAACCGTGAGTGCCCGGATGTCCGGCGCGGAGGCGTGGGTCATCACCGGAGTCTTGTGGCTGCTCGCCTGCGCCGGTCTCGCGCGATTCGCGATGACCCGGAGCGTCACCTGGCTCGGCTTCGCGGCGGTGTGGCTGGTCGGGCTGGCGCTTCTGGGCGGGTTATGGCTTCAGGACGCGCGGGCGCGCGACCGCGACGAATCGCTGCCGCTGCGGGTCGTGGTCAGCGACACGGTCCTCCGCAAGGGGAACGCGGACGCGTACTTGCCGCGCGTGGAACCGGCGCTGCCGAGGGGAACCGAGGTGCGCGAACTGGCGCGCCGCGGCGGCTGGGTTCAGGTGGAGTTGGCCGGCGGCGCGGTCGGCTGGCTGCCGGAGGCCGCGACCATTCTGTGCGGCGGGTAGTGCGAACCGAATCACCACCGCCTCGTCTTTTAGCGTGTCGCGAACGACGAGGGCACAACGGTGATTGAACGGCTCACAATCCGCGACGGCGGGCGACTCCTCTACGATCCGGACTTCTGCACGCCGGGAGAGGCGACAGCCCTGCGCCGGCGGGTCATCGCGCGGGGCGTGGTGCCTACGGTACCAAGCCGCACAGCCATTGGCCGAGCGGAGCGCATCACTTCACGCGGACGCTCACCGGCGCGCTCCAGTGCCCGCAGCGCCCGGTGTCGTCGCGCCAGCGGGCGCGGACGCGGTACGCGCCCGGTTCCTTGAAAACCTCCGTCGGGATATCGACGGTGCGGCCCTCGCCCGCGTCCTTCCGCCAGTGATCGGCCAGTTCGTACCACCCGCGCTGGCCGACGCGCCCGACCCGCCATTCCAGCCCCGCCGCCTTGTGCCCGGCGGGTGAGGTGAACGCCGACGCCGCGAACCGGAACGTGTCATCGGGGCGGTCCACGGTCGGCTTCGCGGGAATCTTCTCGTCCTTGGCTTCGTGGGCGAGGTAGCCCCAGCCGTAGCCGCGCTGGTCGCCGTCGTTCGGGGCGTAGTTCTTGACCGGGCGCGCGTCGGTGCAGAAATCCACGAGGTACTTGCGGAAGCCCGCGAAGTCGGCGGTCGCCAGGGTTCGCTTGAACGGCCCGCCGAAATAGCCGCCCTCGGTCGGGTTGGCGAAATACGCGCCCTTCGGGTTGATCCGCGGGTGGAAGTTCCACCGCGCCTCGTCCAGCCGGGGCCAATCGACGTCGAACTTCTTGGGCGTCAGCGCCGCACCGAGGTCCGCTGTGAGTTGCCCCACCTGGCCGCCCCGGTCGCCGGCATCGGCGGCGAACAGGTCGAGGATCTCCCGCGCGCGGTTGCGGTATTCGAGGGCGATCGCCGGGTGTTGGAGACACCCGATCGCTTCAATGTGGCCGGGCTGGTGGTGGCGCGGGACGAAGGTCATGTCCATGTCCCAGGGGATCGGTGCCCAGCGGCCGTCGGGGTGGCGGTAGTAACCGTGGTTGCCGTCGGGCCGCAGATCGACGTTGCCCAGGAGCCGGTTCAGGGCGTGGAAGCTGTAGTACGCCGGCAGGTCGAGGTTCTTCCGCCACCACGCTTCCTTGGGGCCGGACCGCATCCCGTTGAGGAACGTCTCCCACTCCTTTTGGGCATCGGTCATTCCCTTGGGCGTGTGCTTGACTCCGCTTTGAATGCTCACCGTGAGCCCGTCCGGTAACTTGCGGTCGGCGAGCAGTTTCGGCTCCATCTCGCCGATCACCACGTACAGGCCCCAGAGGTCGCCCGCGTACTGGTCCTTGGCGGACACCTCTTCGGCGCTGGAAACGACCCGCCACTGAACCCACGTCGCCGGCGGGCTGGGAACGCCCGCGAGCCGGTACGCGCGCATGCACAGCACCTCATCCAGGCCCGAGATGCCGCGGAGGATCGGCAGGTACGGCGTGGAGCCGCCGGGGTTCAGGTTGAGGCTGTCGCACCCGGCGGGGAACGGGACGCCGTCGTGGTCGACAACGGGTACGTCGCGCCCGCGGCTGAACTTCAGCCCCCACTTGTTCTTGCCGGCGATGTGGGCGCTGCCTTGACCGCGGTTGCTGTACTGGATGTGGTCGTACACGACGCCCCGATAGACGAGTGCCCCCTGCTGCTTCTGCTTGTGGGCGTCGGGGTCCCATTGGCTCCTGGCGACGTCTTCGGCGCGTGCGAGGAGGTGCATGGATTGCAGCGTTCCCAGAAACGCGGCGGAGAAGGTGACTGCCGGGGCTTTGCCCGGTTCGCGGGAGCCGGTCCACGCGGCGGGGCCGGCGTCGCACCACCACGCGAAGTTGGGGCACGGGTCGTCGGCGGCGGGCAGTTGCGCGGCTTTGCCCGTGCCGTCGGTCGCCACGACGCGGTACCGCACCAGCCACCGGTGCTTCTGGTACGCCGCCGGGACGCGCACGCTGAACACCCCGTCGCCGGCCTTCGTGTCCCCCTCCTTGCCGTCGTCGCGCATCGGCAGATCGGTCCAGTCCTTCTCGTACTCTGGGTCGGACTTGCGAACGTACTTGCCGGGGGCGACGGCCTGCACCTTCAGCGTGGCCCGGGTGGTGCCCTCCGGCAGACGGGCGGTGACCAGCACGGGTCCGTCGGGCTTCGGGGCCAGCGGTTCGTGGCGGACGCTGGTGTTCGCTGCGGGTTTTGCGGGATCGGCCGGCTTCGGCGTGACGGGAGCCGGTTGTTGTGCGTATGCGGACGGTGCCGTGACGAGTGCGAGCGCAGCGAGAACCAGCCGGAGCCAGGAACAGACGGTCATGTGTGATCCTCACGGCACGACGGAAGGCGGAGCGAGATGAGAAGCCGTCACTCCTTACCCATCAGCCAGTCTACGACCCAACACCCGCGCACGTGTGGTTGGCTCGCATCGCGGCAGTGGCTCAGGACGTCGTCGTTGTCGCAGCCGGCGTCCTGAAGGGCGTCCGCCAGGATCGGCATCGCGGAGAAGTCGCGCGACACGTACATCTGCGAAGCGAGAACGAGAGCGGTGTGGGTACGCCATTCCGGGTTGAAGCCTACAGGGCGGAACGGGTTGCCGAAGATGTCGCAAATGAGACGGACTTGATCGGCTTCCTCGGTTCGTAGTGCGGATGCAAACTCCGCTAAACCTCGGACTGCGGCTTCGTCTCTGCGTATGGCAACTTCGCCCAGCCACATCCTCGGCCTCCACGGGGCAGAGATCCGTTCCAGATCGGGATAACTTACTTCGGGCGAGGGCGTCATACGCGATAGCATCGCTGGCGCGGTCGGCGAAATCCGGCCATCGGCCCCGGCCCACGCACTCCAAAGCGCCGGCTGCGGCATGAAGCGCGTAAAGCCTCGCTTCGCCGGGGTGACAGATTGAAGCGCCAGTGTCAATCGCACCCCTTACCGCGTGGTACAATATGGTCCGAAGATCGCGTTCGCCCTCGGGCTTCTCGGCTACGTTTTCCAAGGCGACGACGGCCGCGCGACAGTCTTTCATGTCCTCGCCACTAAACAGATGCTGAATGCGTTGGCAGCAAGAGAGTGCAAACAGCCGTATCTTCCGCCCATCTGCTCCGTCGCATACAGCTTTCAGCATCAAAAGTGGGTCGGTAGCTACCAGCCATTCCTCTTCAGTCATCGGTCGTCCCCGGAAACTGTCCAGCATGACCGATCCGCCCCATGCGCAAGCCGTAGCCATTTCGGCGTCTCGCGGAGCAGATCGACTCGGAATGTGCTGAGCCGAGTTCTTGCATCCGGGCGACGTACTCGGCACCGTTGAACATTATGTTCCGGCCGGTGTCAGGAAGGACCGGGACGTCGGTCCATCGGGGTCATGCCGTTCGACCATGCCTGTCGCGTACGTGCGCCCAAAGCGGGGGCCAGTAATCAGAAGTGCCGCAGGGCCTCGATCGGGTCGAGGCGCG from the Frigoriglobus tundricola genome contains:
- a CDS encoding SH3 domain-containing protein — its product is MIRMPLGFIAAVVLLFPPSACASSPADTLAAAEAAFAEGTELRSDEAKARPAFARAAEGYDVLWNQGHRTPDLALNRARAHRLAGNLPRCIAALHDGLAPARFARPLQAELADARAAVAFPLDGELAAQCRPKAPGTVSARMSGAEAWVITGVLWLLACAGLARFAMTRSVTWLGFAAVWLVGLALLGGLWLQDARARDRDESLPLRVVVSDTVLRKGNADAYLPRVEPALPRGTEVRELARRGGWVQVELAGGAVGWLPEAATILCGG
- a CDS encoding CotH kinase family protein, which gives rise to MTVCSWLRLVLAALALVTAPSAYAQQPAPVTPKPADPAKPAANTSVRHEPLAPKPDGPVLVTARLPEGTTRATLKVQAVAPGKYVRKSDPEYEKDWTDLPMRDDGKEGDTKAGDGVFSVRVPAAYQKHRWLVRYRVVATDGTGKAAQLPAADDPCPNFAWWCDAGPAAWTGSREPGKAPAVTFSAAFLGTLQSMHLLARAEDVARSQWDPDAHKQKQQGALVYRGVVYDHIQYSNRGQGSAHIAGKNKWGLKFSRGRDVPVVDHDGVPFPAGCDSLNLNPGGSTPYLPILRGISGLDEVLCMRAYRLAGVPSPPATWVQWRVVSSAEEVSAKDQYAGDLWGLYVVIGEMEPKLLADRKLPDGLTVSIQSGVKHTPKGMTDAQKEWETFLNGMRSGPKEAWWRKNLDLPAYYSFHALNRLLGNVDLRPDGNHGYYRHPDGRWAPIPWDMDMTFVPRHHQPGHIEAIGCLQHPAIALEYRNRAREILDLFAADAGDRGGQVGQLTADLGAALTPKKFDVDWPRLDEARWNFHPRINPKGAYFANPTEGGYFGGPFKRTLATADFAGFRKYLVDFCTDARPVKNYAPNDGDQRGYGWGYLAHEAKDEKIPAKPTVDRPDDTFRFAASAFTSPAGHKAAGLEWRVGRVGQRGWYELADHWRKDAGEGRTVDIPTEVFKEPGAYRVRARWRDDTGRCGHWSAPVSVRVK
- a CDS encoding PAT1 family protein, with the translated sequence MRRASQWVRFALFLFPVAGGFVVLSGAAPPPGEAPDDLVRRANELFRAGDPEAVEAADKLYAAAEERTADPGLVAFNRAAVFFERGQYPQAERQYDRVLGDAACPAARAARAWYNRGTCLLRRGGSMSVYRSAVACFENTIESPAADDPLRADARHNLELAKLLWNEERKKAAKPEDESPNKKVPPEEDRQPRPEPDRPGGFEPNPGDETPNGGTAPKAGTQQQPVPQPSGGNKPTPIDQQTAGANANLPAPKDEDEVQKLSPEDARAYMKEAAKRRKRELHSMLETLYGPERSGVRDW
- a CDS encoding BaiN/RdsA family NAD(P)/FAD-dependent oxidoreductase; the encoded protein is MPSFDYDAIIAGAGAAGLMAAIHAAERGRRVLILEKGKKPGVKILMSGGTRCNITHDCDTRGIVQAFGPNGKFLHSALAGLGPRETVAFFNGEGVATKVEDTGKVFPVSDRALDVLDALLKRLARSGAALALNEPVKDIEPHPEGGFRVSTPARTLTAERVLVTTGGKSYPGCGTTGDGYAVAQKFGHTIVPLRPALVPLTVQPAWIGELRGITIPDVNLKVLPAEGKALAHRRGSVLFAHFGLTGPAPLDVSRAVSGHERPSALTLEADFLPTDPEQTFDAFLRTESLASGKKQLAGVLAEKLPRRLADQFLALCGLAADRRAAALAKPDRLKLVAAVKRLRLPLRGTLGFEKAEVTAGGVDLDEVDSRTMQSKRRPGLYFAGEVLDLDGWIGGYNFQSAWSTGLLAGKQL
- a CDS encoding vWA domain-containing protein; protein product: MLWSITFANPEFLWLAPLPVALALWWARRRRPAIRFSDVTRFAGRAGPRAVLAARGGAVLRGLACLALVLACAGPRRPDERTRLPADGIAIMMAIDISGSMDTPDVAWAVGGPPVARLEAARRAFKLFVGGGEAPDGSAFQPRPGDAIGLVAFAAVPQTQCPLTLNHSVLFKVVDALQARGGADAGTNIGDALAEGVERLDAVRVRKTKVLILLSDGEHNVVKEDAPDAKRPGIDRTMKPREAAQLAANLGVRVYTIDTGGDPPVGAAPDAVQQRLEGREVLKRVAEMTGGRSFAATSGAELLAAYREIGALEKIVTPAPIYRRYFEYYAWCAGAALVLVLTAHALDRTLWRVVT
- a CDS encoding VWA domain-containing protein; the encoded protein is MLLFAASSGLTGLLTDAREFVVAVRLARPDALWLLFLIPVLGLLNRWAARRRKRAVAAIGRPAAVAGQLTHPRPTRRWLGLAYPVAWLLLVLGIAGPQWGKGDEAGVAVGRDLVIVIDLSRSMQADDMSDPEAKTRWEAARKGALDLLQAVARRGGHRVGVVVFAAKPKLICPLTTDYEHALAVLEDVDGKFPPPEIRQGADPGAASGTRIGAGLIAAVQAHDKEFSGSQDIVLISDGDDPADDGEWVHGSDAARAADVPVHTVGVGSTRPTEMVLGEELFRTQLLEEPLKQIAAETRGQYLAARRDVPNLGEFFRTRIEPNPSRVYSGDQIPQPRERYPWFLAPALALFCVGWVRGR